One Styela clava chromosome 4, kaStyClav1.hap1.2, whole genome shotgun sequence genomic window, ATTTGCCTTGTCTCAGGTCAATCTATATGCCCACAAGTTTACAAGTTATCTTCTGTTCATtttttctgtcactgaaaatcTAATTGGTATTATTTTGTGAGTAATCAAGTATTCGAAAACTATAAAAACTGATATTTACCTCCAAGAGTATAAAGCTGTCTATTTTGTGTCATATTCAATGAATTTTCTTACATATACAACTAATTACAATAAAAAGATACAAACAATGAAGAtcagaaaaaatgttttttataaaatggTCGTTTTCTCATTTGATCATATCAATGCATAagatattatatatagtgaagtgGTTTATAATTTTACTTCGATACAGGATATGCAAGTGTTTCGCTACTATAGAGATTTGATTAATTTCCGAAAACAAGGAAGTCCAGCTTTAATGTTACGCTGTATCAATCCTGCTGAAGCAAAATTACTTGATGCCGCCACAGGAACACACATCAAGTTTCGACTTGCTGGGGTAATTTCATACTTTTTAAATCATAAGGTAAACGATGAAATTTTAACACCTtgtaatatttttcatgttatggTTAGTTTGTGTGTTCTATATATTTGAATGGATTGATCTTCAGAATTCTTTTGCGATTTTACTGGAATAATACTATAAACAGCATatagaaatatttatcaaaGTTTTGACACACAGAGCCCATTCAGCAGACACCCAGACACATTAACCATCAGACGCTCTGCTGTCATAAATTTTCTGTAAGCATCTCCTActttgttaaaaataaaatttaaatctaAGAACTTGAAATTTGCTCTTTATCAAAGACTTTTCAACAATACCTTTCTCATTGCATTCTAGGACAAATTTCCAccgaatatatattataaaatatatactcaCCGACCTGTTGTGGATATGTGTGCCAACAGTCCCAAAGATTATACGAAGCCTGATGCAAAACAAGCAACATCGAAACAGATTCATACAAAGTAggtttataatttatttgttgCCACTCTAGTTTTTTGATATTGTGAGATCGTTGAGAAGAAATACCATACCAACTTTTTCACGTTAATTGTTTATCCAgttttctttaaaataatttgcatttgaatattttaatcagCAGTATTCCCAGAGTTGAATTAGCAAAATGATTAATAGCCATCAATACAACGTTCTCCGAAggataaatttcaaatttataacaTTTGTATTTACTAATCAGAAACATTATATATCCTGATACTGAAAAAGATGGCTGGTATATGAGGGTGGAAAATAATGGATGGAGGTTGGTTTCAGACAGATTGATTCATGCAGCAATGGTGAGtgttttcttttaaaataatatttctataTATGCAATAATAAGTGATATGTGTCttcaaatttatcaataacaTGGTCATTGTTTTCACAAAACTTGTTCGAGCTCTCatctttcaatattttctgactGAATTTATTAAGGAAATTCCTgtttcttttttcaaaaaatgaaacaatgtAATAACTGGAAAATTTGGTAAATATGTTATGGGTGCtactgaaattttatttgttcagatgggatattaattttatttttgtgtcgaACAAATCTATAATCTACAAACTGCAATGTTGTTCAACTAATTGTCGTATGCTaatttgttggtatttttgcgataattatttttgtatttatattatatttgtagGACCCAACTACCTGGGAAACTTCAAAGAAGACAGTTGAGTTTCATCACGACAAACTTGTAAGAAAATCAGATTTGGAAAGACGTAGAAGACAAAAGAAAATAGCATGGATGCATAAGATGTACAAGTAAGAAACTATACAAGATTAATATAAATATCTATTGATGGAATACATATTTGGAAAATCACTCCTCATCGATGCAGATTACTTTTTACCAcgtcatattagcaaaattaTTTCACATATGTAGGGTTGGTAGTATTCATATTCTCTGAATAGTTTTCCAATCTTCAAAGTTGGTTGCTATTACGATGTTCATAGAATATTTATCATATCATTGGTTTGTTTATATAGGCAAGGAATGCTACAAGTAAAAATAGAAGATTCAGAAACAAGTGAATTAGTAAAGAAAGCAGCTGACGGTTTGATAAATACTGTTGACTCTCATGGACCTGATGGAGTAATGGATTGGGAGGTAACATTTTTTCATTGACTTTGGGTGTCAGAAGTAGAATACTTGTACCTCTTACTGTACTTCAAAAAATGAGACTATTTTTtgcattggtaaaaaaaatttgagaaaattactTTGGTGTGTACAAGCTATCTTTAAtgcatttatatttttgcataaaattttgacttaGTTTACCGCTATTGACGAATTTTGCTTTGGCTCCTACTCTGTCGTGTTTACGATTCTGACTCCACAGCCTTGCTATCACAAATACAAATCAAAGCAATTCTGAAACTTGGAGCTTTCAATTTCTTGTACTTTTTTCCAAGGTGGATGAATTATTGCAATGGACAACTGCCCTAAATTTTGATGATTATTTGGAAGGGTGGAAGGAGACAGCAACAAGTAACATTTCGGAATACGAGGTGGAAGAAATGATTTCAGCAAAAGCTTCTAAATCAAATATTGCATTAGAAATGCAATATGATCCTTATCCACCATACCCAGACCTTTCCATCAACAAAAAGGAACGTCCAACATCTTACACAGCAATGCAAGTTGAACAACCTTTACTAAACTCTTAGTTTTTGCAACACTGCCAACGTTCATCACTATTGAAAATAATCTGTAAAATTTAAGGTTTTGTGATCATGGATCGCGCAACTTTGTACTTACTTACCGTAAATAAACTAATGTTTTATTGAATACCAGTATTTTTCGCAAACCTTGTTCTTCATTATGCAAGATATCATTATTAATAAAAGATTGCAGAGAAACAATTAAAATCATTGTCAATCAGGGTTAGAGTCTTTTTCAATGGGGCCATGTTCCTTGCTTTTCTTCTGTAAAAATTTGGAATTCTTATTGAAAAGCTTGTTTCCTTGGAGTGTTGTGATTGGATCTTACGACTTTAAGCatacaaaacaattttgaattattattcaCTTTGCATCACCTGTCATTTGACGTAACTTGCATTAAATAGCCCATATCAAGGACGTATCTAAATAATTGACCAATATGAAGAGAATGCCATTCATTTCTGTATAAGAATTTGCTCATCACCACCATCTTGCGAAAGGGCGGCCTGCCTTGTCAAGGATGCACTATTCTTAATTCTGCATCCCAGAatgtataaatttgaaatgaataataatacaAAGGCGACAACTTATGATTAACACATGATTTTTGTCGCAAAATTAATGCGTCTGTGATCACAAACACAAAGGGTGAAAGCAAAAGATCCAGTATTTATGATACCTTCGCAGCCTTGACTTCATATTGTTAAATATTAGTGCAATAAGAAAAGAATGGGACTAAATTTGGGGCTTCAAGTGAGAGAATTTTCGAATACAAGGCAATCCGGACCATTGCTTTCATGGACTCATAATTCAAATGATAAATTGAGTTCCCAGAGGTTAAACTGGGAAACAAACTTGTAAATATCCAAGATGGGGGTTGAACCCTTTCAGCGAAGTATGTGGTGAAAGCACCGATGCCACTGGAAAGATTGTTCACAGCGAAGGGCTGTCTCACGTCCAATGTCGCAACATGCTTTATGTGAACATCCAACTACAGACATTGCTTCTGCTAACCTTCAATCTAGCTCACTTTTGCATTCCATTATATAATGAACTCACTGATCACAACGAATAAAGGTGTACACAGATTCTTGCACGTctgataatttttaaaagcaaaaaatataaaaatttggcgattttattaaaacaataatatacttttaatataattttcaagCAGCAACAAAGTTGGATTCTTTTTACAAGAGAATCTAGCAGACCAATTTATTATAACAAAATTAGAGTAAAGTACAATCACCGCAACGTGGCACTATCCGATTATGATATGGTATGGCACACAAGTTGGTAACACTCACATGTGAGTATTTATTTCAACCCTCTAAAATCACCCAATCATTCATAAAATTCAGTAACCAGACTGCTGCATATATGTTATCTCCTGGCAAGCTGGTCCCTGTGTAATTTCATTTTAGCATCCGCCAACGAAGCTTGGTTATTCTTGAAGGCTGGCAGTACCTACTGAAGCCTCcgttttcctcataggtatatCATTAcaccatattttcaaaaataaataaaacgcaTCATTGCACACTATGATATAGAACAAGACTCTTCAACTTCCTCACTCTCGGAACTATCTTCAGATTCCACTGGCGTGGACTTGGATGTACTATCACTTGAAACTTGagtatgctgttcttgttgtccCTTTGGAGAAGACTTACTGACATCGAGTTCTTTCACTGTAAAAACTTCGTCTAAAGAAATGTTTTCATTCGTCAAATTTTCTTTGGCCGCTGTAGATGGTGTATCTTCACGTGATATATGCCTCGATCTAGGTATGATTCTGTCCGACATCTCTGAAGTCGATCTAGTCTAGGAAGAATATTCAGTATTCCAGTGATTTGGCTGATTGCGTAATTTTATACTATTGCCCTCAGACCAGTGGTCCCAAAGTTTATTGACCGGGGGCCAAATTACAAGCGGAAAGATATTCGCGTATGTATActtaagataccggtataattgaattctgacacaaatatatattaacCTGCGTAACAATTGGCTGTATTTAAAACGTACAAAGAAAAAAcataaagtgttaaactattccACTTAATTTCGGCGGGCCACATTGTATCGTTAAGCGTGCCGTTATTGACGCGCGGTTTGGGAGCCACTGTCTATCAGATTGATAAAATAGATGATGCAGTGCTTTTCGTTATGTTCGAAGAGGAAAAAGTCAACCAACCTGTTGAGCAATTACAGCTTGTTGTTCAGCATATTCAATCTCTCGTTCATTTACCAATTCATTTAGAGCGTTAAACTGCTCTTGCATTGCTGATAATACTTGTTCATATTGATTACTTAAAACAAAACACATCCATAAATactgataaatattaaaattgggCATAAAACTACTAAAAGTTGAATAGACACATACTCATGACCTAACCACAGCTCAATTTGTGAAGTGCCTATGTTATTTTGCTACCACCAGTAAGGACGATAAAAGGCAGTGGCTGATGCCCAATTGCACCACATTCTTTTTGTTACCAGGCATTATTTATGCTAACCAATACCTGTTAGTCTTCAAGCTTGCtaactttcaaaatatagtttataccAGAATATCATCTCTGGTACTTACCATTCATCACAAGCCCACTTATTTATTTGTGTGACACAATCACGAGCCCGTTGTAGAATATCAAGTTTTAAATCCTTATCTTCTCTTATCATATTGATAACTTTTATTGATCTTTCCGTATCATGGAGTACTATTGATAATATAATAGCCCATTCAATGCAACCAGACTTCAACATAACGTTAAATATGTATCTAAAcaacaaaaaagtaaatttattttatatttagtttatTTACTGGAATGTTCATAAACCACCGATATGATCTAGGTTTGACGGTCAGGTAGTTAGTGCATCGTTATTTCAATACCTGCCATGGCCACCGCCTCACGCTTCAAATATAGATATTTTACCAGTACTAATAGGATATGATAATGCAAAATTTGGTGCGTCAAAACTAAAAACATCCGGAAGAAGGCATCGCGAAGCAAAATATTTACGAACTATCCCAAATCCATTTTTTAAATTGGAATACAAATTGCATCAGACTTCCCtttttgatattaaataaaGATAAAATGGTAATATTGTTTACACGATAACAGCAAATTGCAAAAGTGAGTTTAGGAAAAATAGGTGTGCATGGCTGTAACTCAGTACAATACTTTAACTCACATCAATTGCTCTCTGGTTTGTGGAGATTGTGCGCTCCTATCCAAAACATAACTTTCATATATTCCTTCTAATACTGAACTGGATATGTCATCATCGTTCAATGAACTTGTTTCTGATACATCGTAATTATCCattgaatattttcgatttgCATTGTCCGAAATTGAAAGTACAGTAAGCAAGTCACTGTTTGATGAATACGCACTGTTTCTTGATAAACGATCAGCTGAAATAGTTCCCCTTATCATCTCATTTCCATTTCCTTGGTTGACTGCAAAACagagaacaaaacaaaaaaagttatttCTAACCCTGCACTCCGTCCATGAACAGTATatgatttcaataattttaagcATAAGTATATCTGAAAGCATATCTAAAATGCAGCCAATTGCATAAAACCACTATTACAACATGAATGTAATACATGCAAAACTTCGCCAATAGAACTCATATACATTGCACAACAAGTGAAACATGTAAAGCGGAATGAATATGAAGGTAGTTGTGACTTACATGATTTGTTAATAGGACTGGCATCATTACGATCCAATTTCATAATAGCTGGATATGGCCATTTGAAATTTGTGTGAACCGCCGTTAAACATTGTACCGCATCAAGGATCCTTAAAAGGaataaatgtttaaaaaatgtttgtttaacACTTGATAAAAAAATTGGTGCAAAAATTCACATTCAGAATCCAAGTGTACTCATCAAAAGTTCCataacaaatacaaaaaattaggtGAATATTCAATGAGAATCTGGTAatataccacaatgcttgcaaTGAGGGATATATGAGTCGAATGTAACATCCATATGCTTGATTTAAGAATactttagaatatttttatgcatCAGTAGAAGAAATTCGAGCAATCATCTCCACGACATCATTTCTGCTCATTCCAATTCAATCTTGTCAAGTGTATTTGTGTACTTTCTATATCAACGATATATACATATGTATTAAAGTATAAACAAAAAGATACTGATAGTAAATAATTGAGACAGACCTTGCGGCTCGGCATCGTTCTTTTTGTAACCAAGGTATTAAATCAAACTCCATGTATGCTGCAAATGTTGctaattcaaacaaatttttatcgCAGAGGAGTTGACGAGCCTGCAATTTTTGTATAAAGTTTAATTTGAATTGaagaaaatgttctataaaacTAGTATTTTACCAAAATGGTATGAAAAATGTTAGGACTATATTCCAGCCCACGTAAAGTTCAAAATATGCTTAATACATCAGACATTTCAAACCTGTATCACCACAAAATGGCAAAGATCTCTGCAAACGTACCTGTCTTGATAATATTATATCAATGAAATAATGTTCAGCACATTCAGGTGTCATATTTTGTTCGTTTATCGGTGATAACTTTGTTGCATCATGTCTGAACAAATACAATATGGGAGATAAAAAGTTGCCTTGGAGTAGTCAACTAAAACAACACAATTGACTATTGGATAATCAAATGAAGGCATAAATCATAATATCTTTTCCAGTATGAGAATCGCCAAATTGATATTTGAGAATTCCCTGCAATTTCTGTTCTAAAAACACAGTGTTTCCCAagccgagtccgcggtctcaaatgagtccgctgagcgtttgaatgagtccgcaacgagccagaaattcactgcggacCGCAGACGTTTTTGCGAAATTTAATTATCAGCCAAGTCACGATTtatgatagaatttacataaaacataaaaagtaagtttattcacataacatcaatgtaaataaaatgtaaaaaaataataactgtACCAATTTCAATTATCTGCACTTAGTTCAAGTTAGGAAATACATCAACACTCAACATAAATGATTCATAATTGATCTGAGATAAGGATGAGGAGATTTCTGAGAGATAGCATGAAAAATATACATTCTACATTAAAATGGCAAACCTTGTAACTTCTGTTGTGGCAGGATGACTGAGTGAAGATTGTAACTGACGTCGGCGTTGGTATGAGTTCAACGGATAATGAGGTACATAAGGATGATAAGACGATGAATGATCCGTGGTTTGTGATGTTGTGCTTGTTTTTTGTGGATAAAGTTCATAATAGTTGCTGTAAGTTCGACCATGTCTTGTTACAGTGTCTTTAGGCTTGGAAGTAGTTTCTCGTTCCGTGTCCCTGGAAATCATATGAGAACATTTTTAGAGCTGCTTCGAAGCCGGAAGGAATATTGATAAAATGATAGTTTCTCAATTACGAAACTGAACAAATGAAATTGAATCTTAAATTTGAGACAGTTTTTAATAGTTCATTTCATTCAGTACAAAgctatttacaaaaataaatcattgCCTAGCATACTTcatttgggcgctccagaagtgtgtgtaccaatatggaggtaactaattttgtttgcctactttacatcaagttgtgtaaagagactgaaacctatgggcagggtgtATATTCAATTGCCTGACATAAACAGTCCTCGAACTTGTAattgaaccctaaccttgtagTAGTACACATAATACGGTTGTACCCTTCGTTTGAATTATAGAAATTATTTCAGGCCTGCAAAATCGAATTGAACAACCAGGTGTGTTTTCTGTGTGTCATAGCTTCTGAAATTATGTTCCAAAATAAAATACCCAAATCCAGTATCATCCATAGCATGATGAGGCGAAGGTGCAACAGCGggatatatatttgtgtttagTAATACTGGATGTCTTTGTGGAGTCGTATTGATGTCACCATCAcctgaataaaaaattgaagtttgcaaaaataaacaattagtCACTTTCCTTAAAGAAGGGTGGATTGTTAATCTTCTTCATAGGGAGTTCGATGTAAATATAAGAAATActattaaaaaaacaacaagcCCTCCAAGCTGAACTTCCATTAATGTTTCTTCACTAATTATGTTCTATACTCACCTATAGCTCTCAAGAATCTTATAATATCAGCAGACAGAGACCACATGCTTGCACTGAGAGCTTTAGTCAATAATCGATTGGCATCTTGGCGAGCTAATGAAAGTTTTTCCAGGTTTTGTAATATAATTAGATATGATGCTGCTGTTTCCAACTGATCAGATTCTAAACAATCctgtacaaataaaaatgaattcttTTTAGTGAGAAGATAAATTCTCGT contains:
- the LOC120325885 gene encoding uncharacterized protein LOC120325885, giving the protein MLKGEAVEILSNAGFQERDPNSVVNLARAKKSVRFSFIRAKDANAARNHCAAIEISRHVRGYLCRIHLKELFSQNDDNVEEPVPVIKELTQSRDVENEISMVTDPSSDISKPSVNISAHSEKEQKTSSNDIVKTISSDTTGYAATTDKTDGSLEADKSTLSGITSGTEGKESVKISSPKQIISKRDKLNHPSLQQTSIKRQYTRPQAATVIQKAWRRHIDMQVFRYYRDLINFRKQGSPALMLRCINPAEAKLLDAATGTHIKFRLAGDKFPPNIYYKIYTHRPVVDMCANSPKDYTKPDAKQATSKQIHTKNIIYPDTEKDGWYMRVENNGWRLVSDRLIHAAMDPTTWETSKKTVEFHHDKLVRKSDLERRRRQKKIAWMHKMYKQGMLQVKIEDSETSELVKKAADGLINTVDSHGPDGVMDWEVDELLQWTTALNFDDYLEGWKETATSNISEYEVEEMISAKASKSNIALEMQYDPYPPYPDLSINKKERPTSYTAMQVEQPLLNS